A region from the Triticum urartu cultivar G1812 chromosome 1, Tu2.1, whole genome shotgun sequence genome encodes:
- the LOC125536654 gene encoding WAT1-related protein At5g07050-like, producing the protein MAFCGGFMDKAKPYISMISLQFGYAGMNVLTKVSLNGGMSHYVLVVYRHAFATLAIAPFALFLERKVRPKMTWSIFFQIFVLALLGPVIDQNFYYVGLKYTGPTFACAMSNILPAMTFVMAVIFRMEKIELKKVRCQAKIFGTVVTVAGAMLMTLYKGPLMHLPWTNGHAQPSGGEASGAAGVDPTAREWFLGSLFIIIATLAWASLFILQTHTIRKYTAQLSLTTLICFIGTIQAIAVTFVMERRVSVWTIGFDMNLLAAAYAGIVTSSIAYYVQGLVIQKTGPVFASAFSPLMMIIVAVMGSFILSEKIYLGAVLGAVVIVVGLYAVLWGKHKEKQEQEADAKAALPVASKGPDGASVLQGAATAAGDDDGMRSASNGRGAGSASAV; encoded by the exons ATGGCTTTCTGCGGTGGTTTCATGGACAAGGCCAAGCCTTACATCTCCATGATCTCGCTGCAGTTCGGCTACGCCGGCATGAACGTCCTCACCAAGGTCTCCCTCAACGGCGGGATGAGCCACTACGTGCTCGTCGTGTACCGCCACGCCTTCGCCACACTCGCCATTGCACCCTTCGCTCTCTTCCTCGAAAG GAAGGTGAGGCCGAAGATGACGTGGTCCATCTTCTTCCAAATCTTCGTCCTTGCGCTGCTCGG ACCGGTGATCGACCAGAATTTCTACTACGTGGGCCTGAAGTACACCGGTCCGACGTTCGCCTGCGCGATGAGCAACATCCTGCCGGCGATGACCTTCGTCATGGCGGTGATCTTCAG GATGGAGAAGATAGAGTTGAAGAAGGTGCGGTGCCAGGCCAAGATCTTCGGGACTGTGGTGACGGTGGCCGGCGCGATGCTCATGACGCTCTACAAGGGCCCCCTCATGCACCTGCCATGGACCAACGGCCACGCGCAGCCCAGCGGCGGCGAGGCCTCAGGTGCCGCCGGCGTCGACCCCACCGCGAGGGAGTGGTTCCTGGGCTCCCTCTTCATCATCATCGCCACCCTCGCCTGGGCCTCGCTCTTCATCCTGCAGACCCACACCATCAGGAAGTACACCGCGCAGCTCTCCCTGACCACGCTCATCTGCTTCATCGGCACCATACAGGCCATCGCCGTCACCTTCGTCATGGAGCGCCGCGTCTCCGTCTGGACCATCGGCTTCGACATGAACCTCCTCGCCGCCGCCTACGCG GGCATCGTGACGTCGAGCATCGCGTACTACGTGCAGGGGTTGGTGATCCAGAAGACGGGGCCCGTGTTCGCGTCGGCGTTCAGCCCGCTGATGATGATCATCGTGGCCGTCATGGGGTCCTTCATCCTGTCCGAGAAGATATACCTCGGGGCCGTGCTGGGCGCCGTGGTGATCGTGGTCGGGCTCTACGCCGTGCTCTGGGGCAAGCACAAGGAGAAGCAGGAGCAGGAGGCGGACGCCAAGGCGGCACTGCCGGTCGCCTCCAAGGGACCAGACGGCGCGAGCGTCCTGCAAGGAGCTGCTACCGCAGCCGGAGATGATGATGGGATGAGGTCGGCCTCCAACGGACGAGGAGCTGGATCAGCTAGTGCAGTTTGA
- the LOC125522580 gene encoding uncharacterized protein LOC125522580, whose amino-acid sequence MVGAYYSETNKTKGKKVSCKIHKKAPLHSIPHRRERARDWDRAEGMEGKRTDQAKLSTMHSKVICCKLYISESQNAAVVDAISRIGQKDPEVVLLNKFEDEYYNRVRYTLVSYINSESATGEAVFSPIRKVLLAMIEAAFSAINLEVHCGTHPRIGVVDDISFHPLTQAATMEDAAQLAKLVASDIGNGLQVPVFLYAAAHPTGKSVSAVRRELGYFRPNHKGVQWAGPVLPDTLPMKPDVGPVHVPHERGATMVGAQPLVESYNVPIFCKDVPTVRRITRRVTGRSGGLPSVQALALFHGDNCTEIACFLLDPDHVGADRVQWLVEQIAEEQGLEVDKGYFTDLSKHMMLERYSEMVSAAD is encoded by the exons ATGGTTGGGGCTTATTACTCGGAGACGAACAAGACAAAGGGCAAGAAGGTTTCTTGCAAGATCCATAAGAAGGCACCACTCCACTCCATTCCCCACAGGCGAGAGAGAGCCAGAGATTGGGATAGAGCTGAAGGCATGGAGGGCAAGCGCACCGACCAG GCAAAGCTCAGCACGATGCACTCAAAGGTGATCTGCTGTAAGCTCTACATCTCTGAAAGCCAAAATGCGGCTGTTGTCGATGCCATCAGCCGCATAGGCCAGAAAGACCCTGAGGTGGTTCTACTCAACAAGTTCGAGGATGAGTACTACAACCGTGTCCGCTACACGCTTGTCTCCTATATTAACAGTGAAAGCGCAACTGGTGAAGCTGTATTTAGCCCAATCAGGAAGGTGCTGCTGGCGATGATCGAGGCTGCATTTTCAGCCATAAACCTCGAAGTGCACTGTGGAACTCATCCAAggatcggtgtcgtcgatgacaTTTCATTCCACCCCTTGACTCAAGCGGCCACAATGGAGGATGCTGCTCAGCTGGCTAAGCTGGTAGCCTCTGACATTGGCAATGGCTTGCAAG TTCCAGTGTTCCTATATGCGGCAGCACACCCCACCGGCAAGAGCGTCAGTGCAGTCCGGCGTGAGCTCGGCTACTTCCGGCCAAACCACAAGGGTGTCCAATGGGCAGGCCCGGTGCTCCCTGACACTCTACCGATGAAGCCGGATGTGGGCCCAGTACACGTTCCTCATGAAAGAGGCGCCACCATGGTCGGAGCTCAACCTTTGGTCGAGAGCTACAATGTGCCGATATTCTGCAAGGATGTCCCGACCGTGAGAAGAATCACCCGGAGGGTAACTGGACGGAGCGGAGGGCTCCCTTCAGTACAGGCACTTGCGCTTTTCCATGGCGACAATTGCACGGAGATCGCATGCTTTTTGCTGGATCCAGACCACGTCGGCGCCGATCGGGTTCAATGGCTGGTGGAGCAGATTGCAGAAGAGCAAGGGCTTGAAGTTGACAAGGGCTATTTCACCGACCTGTCAAAGCATATGATGCTAGAAAGGTACTCCGAGATGGTTTCTGCAGCTGACTGA
- the LOC125522591 gene encoding uncharacterized protein LOC125522591 yields MEGKRTDQAKLSTMHPKVICCKLYISESQNGAVVDSISRIGQKDPEVVLLSKFEDEYYNRVRYTLVSYITSESSTGEAVFSPIRKVLLAMIEAAFSAINLEVHSGTHPRIGVVDDMSFHPLSQAATMEDAAQLAKLVASDIGNGLQVPVFLYAAAHPTSKSVSAIRRELGYYRPNHKGVQWAGQVLPDTLPVKPDVGPAQVSRERGATMVGAKPFVESYNVPIFCKDLLTVRRITQRVTGRSGGFPTVQALALFHGDNCMEIACLLDPDHVGADQVQWLVEQIAEEQGLEVDKGYFTDLSKDMMLERYFEIVSAAD; encoded by the exons ATGGAGGGCAAGCGCACCGACCAG GCAAAGCTCAGCACGATGCACCCAAAGGTTATCTGCTGCAAGCTCTACATCTCTGAAAGCCAAAATGGGGCTGTTGTCGATTCCATCAGCCGCATAGGCCAGAAAGACCCTGAGGTGGTTTTGCTCAGCAAGTTCGAGGACGAGTACTACAACCGTGTCCGCTACACGCTCGTCTCCTACATCACCAGCGAAAGCTCAACCGGTGAAGCTGTATTTAGCCCAATCAGGAAGGTGTTGCTGGCGATGATCGAGGCTGCATTTTCAGCCATAAATCTCGAAGTGCACAGCGGAACTCATCCAAGGATTGGTGTCGTCGATGACATGTCGTTCCACCCCCTGAGTCAAGCAGCCACCATGGAGGATGCTGCACAGCTGGCTAAGCTGGTGGCCTCTGACATTGGAAATGGCTTGCAAG TTCCGGTGTTCCTCTACGCGGCAGCACACCCCACCAGCAAGAGCGTCAGTGCAATACGGCGTGAGCTCGGCTACTACCGGCCAAATCACAAGGGTGTCCAATGGGCAGGCCAGGTGCTCCCTGATACTCTACCAGTGAAGCCGGATGTGGGCCCAGCTCAGGTTTCTCGTGAGAGAGGAGCCACCATGGTCGGAGCTAAACCTTTCGTCGAGAGCTACAATGTGCCAATATTCTGCAAGGATCTCCTGACCGTGAGAAGGATCACCCAAAGGGTGACCGGACGGAGCGGAGGGTTCCCGACGGTGCAGGCGCTTGCTCTCTTCCATGGAGACAATTGCATGGAGATTGCGTGCCTGCTGGACCCAGATCATGTCGGTGCCGATCAGGTTCAGTGGCTGGTGGAGCAGATTGCAGAAGAGCAAGGGCTTGAGGTCGACAAGGGTTACTTCACCGACCTGTCCAAGGACATGATGCTGGAAAGGTACTTCGAGATTGTTTCTGCAGCAGATTGA